The following proteins are encoded in a genomic region of Sesamum indicum cultivar Zhongzhi No. 13 linkage group LG8, S_indicum_v1.0, whole genome shotgun sequence:
- the LOC105169149 gene encoding uncharacterized protein LOC105169149 isoform X1, whose product MEALFSEFTLLSDQALRDKNFDPSTIEDLMKLFEVEAYKAWANLELETDNEVQKAHDYMRDSEEYLDSVMDSAMAEFRRFEEEMDRVSTAEHDGLVGAAEKARKMGKNLEKAATFASKKYIEAAVNSATASMRSAVRAISSNSNKVHPS is encoded by the coding sequence ATGGAAGCTCTCTTCTCCGAATTCACACTCCTCTCCGACCAAGCCCTCCGCGACAAGAACTTCGATCCCTCCACCATCGAAGACCTCATGAAACTCTTCGAGGTCGAGGCCTACAAGGCCTGGGCCAATCTCGAGCTCGAGACCGACAACGAGGTCCAGAAAGCCCACGACTACATGCGAGACTCCGAGGAGTACCTGGACTCCGTCATGGACAGCGCCATGGCGGAGTTCCGCCGCTTCGAGGAGGAGATGGACAGGGTTTCCACGGCGGAGCACGACGGTCTGGTCGGCGCCGCCGAGAAAGCGCGGAAGATGGGGAAGAATCTGGAGAAAGCCGCGACGTTTGCTTCGAAGAAGTATATTGAAGCTGCCGTCAATTCTGCTACTGCTTCGATGAGATCTGCCGTCAGGGCGATCTCCTCCAATTCTAACAAGGTTCATCCTTCGTAG
- the LOC105169149 gene encoding uncharacterized protein LOC105169149 isoform X2 — MEALFSEFTLLSDQALRDKNFDPSTIEDLMKLFEVEAYKAWANLELETDNEVQKAHDYMRDSEEFRRFEEEMDRVSTAEHDGLVGAAEKARKMGKNLEKAATFASKKYIEAAVNSATASMRSAVRAISSNSNKVHPS; from the exons ATGGAAGCTCTCTTCTCCGAATTCACACTCCTCTCCGACCAAGCCCTCCGCGACAAGAACTTCGATCCCTCCACCATCGAAGACCTCATGAAACTCTTCGAGGTCGAGGCCTACAAGGCCTGGGCCAATCTCGAGCTCGAGACCGACAACGAGGTCCAGAAAGCCCACGACTACATGCGAGACTCCGAGGAGT TCCGCCGCTTCGAGGAGGAGATGGACAGGGTTTCCACGGCGGAGCACGACGGTCTGGTCGGCGCCGCCGAGAAAGCGCGGAAGATGGGGAAGAATCTGGAGAAAGCCGCGACGTTTGCTTCGAAGAAGTATATTGAAGCTGCCGTCAATTCTGCTACTGCTTCGATGAGATCTGCCGTCAGGGCGATCTCCTCCAATTCTAACAAGGTTCATCCTTCGTAG